The stretch of DNA CTCAGCGTAATGGCGACCCGAAAGCCGGCCGCGAACGCCACCGGGTCCCGGTAGGCATCCCCGGTCAGGCCCGCGACCACGGGCAGCACAGCTACCGCTAGCAGGCCGGCGGCCCGGGATACCGCGTTGTTCACTCCTGAAGCGATCCCGGTCATGGAGTCCTTCGCAGCCGACAGCACGGTGGAGGTAAGCGGCGCCACGGTCAGGGCCAGTCCAAGGCCGAACACGATGGCCGCGGGCAACACATCGGTGACGTAGCTCGCATCGGAACCGATCCTGACCATGAGCAGCATCCCCGCAGCGATGATCAGGGGCCCGAGGCTCATCGGGAGTCGCGGGCCGATCCGCTGGGCCAGGGCCCCTCCGCGGGCGGAAAGCAGCAGCATGAGGGCGGTCACCGGGATCAAGGCGGTCCCGGAGGCGATCGGGGAGAAACCTGCGACCTGCTGCAGGTGCACAACCAGCAGGAAAAAGACACCGGACATGCCGCCGTAGACCAGAAACGTCACGACGTTGGCGGCGGTGAACTGGCGCGACCGGAAGATCCGAGGAGGTATCAATGGGTTTGCGGTACGGCGTTCGACGAACACGAAGGCCACGAGCGCGAGCACGCCCCCGATGCCGGCGGCCGCGACGACTGCCCCCGGCCCCCGGTCACCGAGCGAGATCAGAGCCCAGGTGGAACCGCCGAGCCCGGCCACCGCCAGGATCGAGCCGGCCACGTCAAACCCGGGCACCCGGTTGGGAGCGCTGGTCTCCGGCACATGGAGGGCGGTTACGAGCATGACCAGCGCGGCGACCGGAATGTTGATAAGAAAGATCCACCGCCACGACGCC from Actinomycetota bacterium encodes:
- a CDS encoding MFS transporter, with the translated sequence ASWRWIFLINIPVAALVMLVTALHVPETSAPNRVPGFDVAGSILAVAGLGGSTWALISLGDRGPGAVVAAAGIGGVLALVAFVFVERRTANPLIPPRIFRSRQFTAANVVTFLVYGGMSGVFFLLVVHLQQVAGFSPIASGTALIPVTALMLLLSARGGALAQRIGPRLPMSLGPLIIAAGMLLMVRIGSDASYVTDVLPAAIVFGLGLALTVAPLTSTVLSAAKDSMTGIASGVNNAVSRAAGLLAVAVLPVVAGLTGDAYRDPVAFAAGFRVAITLSAASVAVGGIIAWLTISNDVLRVDEPPAKPRMHCAVCGSPLEPTDDLAPAS